From a region of the Janthinobacterium sp. 61 genome:
- the xrtB gene encoding exosortase B: MSTSTRPDLGSSLQGRDLLLEWLPIVVGFAVLYVPSFYGLFTGIWMTEEQAHGPIILLLAFWLIWRQRERILAVAQFNRAPLLGWVLFVAGLLIYIVGRSQQILAFEIGSFVMLTAAILVLKLGVEALRVAWFPFFFMLFMIPLPSSVVSALTLPMKMAVSYVCEHILYWFGYPIARTGVILQIGQYQLLVADACAGLQTLLTLEALGLFYLNLVRHTSAIRNIGLAILIIPISFTANVMRVVTLTLVTYYFGDAAGQGFLHGFAGMVLFISALVLILSLDSLLQWLARLWHARKVAS; this comes from the coding sequence ATGAGTACGAGCACTCGACCTGACCTGGGGAGTAGCCTGCAAGGCCGCGATTTGCTGCTTGAATGGCTGCCTATCGTGGTCGGATTCGCAGTGCTGTATGTGCCATCGTTTTACGGCTTGTTTACCGGCATTTGGATGACCGAGGAACAGGCGCACGGTCCCATTATTCTGCTGCTCGCGTTCTGGCTCATCTGGCGCCAGCGCGAACGGATATTGGCCGTCGCGCAATTTAACCGTGCCCCACTGTTGGGCTGGGTGCTGTTCGTCGCCGGGCTTCTGATTTACATTGTTGGCCGTTCCCAGCAGATTCTTGCCTTCGAGATTGGCTCCTTTGTCATGCTCACGGCTGCCATCCTGGTGCTCAAGCTGGGCGTGGAGGCGCTGCGTGTGGCCTGGTTTCCGTTCTTCTTCATGTTGTTCATGATTCCGCTGCCAAGCTCGGTCGTCAGTGCGCTGACCTTGCCAATGAAGATGGCTGTCTCGTATGTGTGTGAGCATATCCTGTACTGGTTCGGCTATCCGATAGCACGCACTGGCGTGATTTTGCAGATCGGCCAGTATCAGCTTCTGGTAGCCGACGCTTGTGCTGGTCTGCAAACGCTGCTGACGCTGGAAGCGCTTGGCCTGTTCTATCTGAATCTGGTGCGTCATACCTCGGCTATCCGCAATATAGGCCTGGCGATCCTGATTATTCCTATTTCCTTTACCGCAAACGTGATGCGCGTGGTCACATTGACGTTGGTCACTTATTATTTCGGCGATGCCGCAGGACAGGGTTTCCTGCATGGTTTTGCGGGGATGGTGCTATTCATTAGCGCGCTGGTGTTGATTTTGAGCCTGGACTCCTTGCTGCAGTGGCTGGCACGGTTGTGGCATGCCCGAAAGGTGGCTTCATGA
- the epsI gene encoding exosortase-associated protein EpsI, B-type → MKKSTMISWSMAAMMLVGALCTKAVTPTMRLADTRARVILSTAIPAKFGDWQEDTTQIAAVINPTTLAELNKIYAETLSRTYVNSQGERIMLSIAYGTDQRDDLSVHFPEGCYGGQGFAVGETTQISLPTKAGAISASRMVATLNSRIEPITYWVVVGDQAVPTLWAVKKAKLAYAMRGLIPDATLMRVSSIGGDTEEGYRLQQAFVEQLLQAMPANLRQHFAGTAL, encoded by the coding sequence ATGAAAAAGAGTACGATGATCAGCTGGTCCATGGCGGCCATGATGCTGGTCGGCGCCTTGTGTACCAAAGCGGTCACGCCCACGATGCGCCTGGCCGATACGCGTGCGCGGGTCATCCTTAGTACGGCGATTCCGGCCAAGTTTGGCGATTGGCAGGAAGATACGACCCAGATCGCTGCGGTGATCAACCCCACCACGCTCGCAGAACTCAATAAAATTTATGCCGAAACCTTGTCGCGCACGTATGTGAACTCGCAGGGCGAGCGCATCATGCTGTCGATCGCCTACGGTACCGACCAGCGCGACGATCTGTCCGTGCATTTCCCGGAGGGCTGCTATGGCGGACAGGGTTTTGCGGTAGGCGAGACGACCCAGATATCGCTGCCTACCAAGGCAGGTGCGATATCCGCGTCCCGCATGGTCGCCACACTCAATAGCCGTATTGAGCCGATCACGTATTGGGTCGTCGTTGGCGACCAGGCGGTCCCCACTTTGTGGGCAGTCAAGAAGGCCAAGCTGGCGTATGCCATGCGGGGCCTGATTCCCGACGCAACTCTGATGCGGGTATCGAGTATCGGCGGCGATACAGAAGAGGGTTATCGTTTGCAGCAGGCGTTTGTTGAACAGTTGCTGCAGGCCATGCCTGCGAACTTGCGCCAGCACTTTGCCGGCACCGCGCTGTAG